In one Thermococcus sp. 2319x1 genomic region, the following are encoded:
- a CDS encoding inorganic phosphate transporter yields the protein MEAIVIAAIAITFYIAWNIGANDSANAMGTAVGAGLLSFRQATLTIAIFVMLGAYLKGYKVMKTIGKGIVPPEYLTLKIAIIALLAAGIWVTIATIKGLPVSTTQAIVGGVVGVGIAINAPIKWETLLKIAGAWVFSPILAGLFALILFRFYGKVINNIKSLGRIEFLYKWLAVLGGSYMAFNFGANEVANATGLLVGAGFFSPKTAGMFGALSLALGSLTFSYAVMYTVGKKITSLGPISAFSAQFGSAIAVSLANMFGLPVSSSQAIVGGVIGVGLAAGEGVEKRVIWEIAFGWIATPTVSIALALGIFKLFQFSGLI from the coding sequence ATGGAGGCAATAGTAATAGCGGCAATTGCAATTACGTTCTATATAGCATGGAACATAGGGGCCAACGATAGCGCAAACGCGATGGGAACTGCAGTAGGGGCTGGACTGCTAAGCTTCCGTCAGGCAACATTAACCATAGCCATATTCGTCATGCTTGGGGCTTACCTTAAGGGTTACAAGGTCATGAAAACAATAGGCAAAGGTATTGTTCCTCCAGAGTACCTCACACTCAAAATTGCCATAATAGCCCTCCTTGCGGCTGGTATTTGGGTCACTATAGCGACTATAAAAGGGCTCCCCGTGTCCACCACCCAAGCCATAGTTGGAGGGGTTGTGGGGGTTGGAATAGCGATAAATGCTCCGATAAAATGGGAGACTCTATTGAAAATAGCCGGAGCCTGGGTATTTTCCCCTATCTTAGCAGGTTTATTTGCCCTGATACTCTTTAGGTTTTATGGAAAAGTAATAAACAACATTAAAAGCCTGGGCAGAATTGAGTTTCTTTACAAGTGGCTTGCTGTTCTCGGAGGATCATATATGGCATTTAACTTTGGAGCAAATGAGGTGGCAAATGCAACGGGTCTTCTGGTTGGGGCAGGCTTCTTTAGTCCGAAAACTGCTGGGATGTTTGGGGCGTTAAGCCTAGCCTTGGGTTCTTTAACTTTTAGCTACGCCGTAATGTACACGGTGGGTAAAAAGATCACCTCTCTTGGCCCCATCTCGGCTTTTTCAGCCCAATTCGGCTCGGCTATAGCGGTTAGTTTGGCGAACATGTTCGGACTGCCGGTTAGCTCAAGCCAGGCTATAGTGGGAGGAGTCATTGGGGTAGGACTTGCGGCAGGGGAGGGAGTAGAGAAGAGGGTTATATGGGAGATAGCGTTTGGATGGATAGCCACTCCAACGGTCAGCATAGCCTTAGCCCTCGGAATCTTCAAGCTCTTCCAGTTCTCGGGATTAATTTAA
- a CDS encoding ABC transporter permease, with protein MSDFWVLVMKELKDLLRDKGLIFGIIIVPLIIYPALGQMMQVGFQQAQEETKVVLVNLDEGQYGDLLIKALETAPNVTLTKIDALSIDEAIKKAQEKNYNMIVIIPKNFSKAIENNQKAQVKVYGIIEGISGGMREAVSEGRINAVLTVLNEYLAKLKIERNIEGDPEAILRPIDAKSFTVIKGRIVAVPPSLVANIIASQSFSMPIVIFIMIILVAQMSAGSMAMEKENKTLETLLTLPVKRITIVAGKMVGTAVIGIIAAIAYMIGMRNYLGSLTSSAQVGISLEDLGLTVTPQGAALFVLIMFLAMIFALSFAMLLAVFAEDTKSANTVVSAGIMPLAFPTFILMFADIETLPLAIKYLLLAIPFSHPILASRAMFMGEYSTMYASAIYLGAISTLTLFVTARFFTTEKILTAKLRFRRK; from the coding sequence ATGAGCGACTTCTGGGTACTCGTAATGAAAGAACTCAAAGACCTTCTGAGGGACAAGGGACTCATTTTTGGCATAATAATAGTCCCGCTAATCATATATCCCGCCTTGGGACAGATGATGCAGGTAGGCTTTCAGCAAGCTCAAGAGGAAACTAAAGTTGTATTGGTGAACCTTGACGAAGGGCAATACGGCGATCTTCTGATCAAAGCTTTAGAAACTGCCCCCAATGTGACTCTAACCAAGATAGATGCCTTGAGCATTGATGAAGCTATCAAAAAAGCTCAAGAGAAAAACTACAACATGATCGTAATAATCCCGAAGAACTTTTCAAAGGCTATAGAGAACAACCAAAAGGCTCAGGTGAAGGTTTATGGCATAATCGAGGGGATAAGTGGAGGCATGAGGGAAGCGGTAAGTGAAGGTAGAATAAACGCCGTTTTAACTGTTCTTAATGAGTACCTTGCAAAGCTGAAAATAGAGCGGAACATAGAAGGCGACCCGGAGGCTATTCTAAGACCAATAGACGCAAAAAGCTTCACCGTAATTAAGGGGCGCATTGTTGCCGTTCCCCCTTCGTTGGTAGCGAACATCATAGCGTCTCAGTCTTTTTCTATGCCCATTGTAATATTCATAATGATAATACTGGTTGCCCAGATGTCGGCCGGGAGCATGGCTATGGAAAAGGAGAACAAAACTCTCGAAACCCTCCTAACTCTGCCCGTTAAAAGGATAACTATTGTGGCTGGAAAAATGGTAGGAACGGCTGTAATAGGCATAATAGCGGCAATAGCATATATGATTGGTATGAGAAACTATCTCGGGAGCTTGACTTCTTCAGCTCAGGTTGGAATTTCTCTTGAAGACCTTGGACTGACGGTTACTCCACAAGGGGCGGCGCTTTTTGTTCTTATAATGTTTTTAGCCATGATATTCGCTTTGAGCTTCGCTATGCTGCTTGCTGTTTTTGCAGAGGACACAAAGAGCGCAAACACCGTGGTAAGTGCGGGAATAATGCCTTTAGCCTTTCCTACGTTCATACTCATGTTTGCGGACATAGAAACTTTGCCTCTGGCAATAAAGTATCTTTTGCTGGCAATACCCTTCAGCCACCCGATATTGGCTTCTAGGGCAATGTTTATGGGAGAATATTCCACAATGTATGCCAGCGCAATCTATTTGGGAGCAATCTCAACACTAACGCTGTTTGTAACCGCAAGGTTTTTCACAACAGAAAAAATCCTCACGGCAAAGCTGAGGTTTAGGAGAAAGTAA
- a CDS encoding ABC transporter ATP-binding protein, giving the protein MSAVKVEALEKDYGKVKALKGISFEIKEGEIFGLIGPNGAGKSTTLKILATLLTPTGGRAEVFGHDVVKEGNEVRKLISYLPEEAGAYKNLKGIEYLQFMAKLYAKTGKSYEEMLELGIKLSGLGDRLNDKISTYSKGMTRKLLLARALMVEPKLAILDEPASGLDIINAYSIRQTIKSFAREKGITFLVSSHNMLEVEFLCDRVALINRGVIVEIGTPKELKEKYEAENLEEVFMSIIQTGGGGV; this is encoded by the coding sequence ATGAGTGCTGTAAAAGTTGAAGCTCTTGAGAAGGATTATGGAAAGGTTAAGGCTCTCAAAGGAATAAGCTTTGAGATTAAAGAGGGAGAAATCTTCGGCTTAATTGGTCCTAACGGCGCTGGAAAGAGCACAACGCTCAAGATTTTGGCAACTTTATTAACTCCAACGGGAGGAAGGGCTGAAGTTTTTGGCCATGATGTAGTTAAAGAGGGAAATGAAGTGAGGAAGCTCATAAGCTACCTTCCGGAGGAAGCCGGGGCTTATAAGAACCTCAAGGGGATTGAGTACCTCCAGTTCATGGCAAAGCTTTATGCTAAAACGGGAAAGAGCTATGAAGAGATGCTTGAGCTTGGCATAAAGCTTAGTGGCCTTGGAGATAGGCTGAACGATAAAATTTCAACGTACTCAAAGGGTATGACGAGAAAGCTTTTGCTTGCGAGGGCTTTGATGGTTGAGCCCAAGCTTGCCATTCTGGATGAGCCGGCAAGCGGGCTGGACATAATAAACGCATACTCCATAAGGCAGACGATAAAGAGTTTTGCAAGAGAGAAGGGGATAACATTTCTAGTTTCGAGTCACAACATGCTTGAGGTGGAGTTTCTCTGTGATAGGGTTGCTCTGATAAACCGTGGCGTGATAGTTGAAATTGGAACTCCAAAAGAGCTGAAAGAAAAATACGAAGCGGAAAACCTCGAAGAGGTCTTTATGTCCATAATCCAAACGGGCGGTGGGGGTGTTTGA
- a CDS encoding helix-turn-helix transcriptional regulator: protein MKNRLHELREKRGLTQEELAKALGVTRQTIIAIEKGKYNPSLELAFKIARFFNVKIEDIFIYENGKEVNK, encoded by the coding sequence ATGAAGAACCGTCTCCACGAGCTCAGGGAAAAGAGGGGCCTAACGCAGGAGGAGCTGGCGAAGGCCTTAGGTGTGACAAGGCAGACGATAATAGCGATAGAGAAAGGCAAATACAACCCCTCTCTTGAGCTGGCTTTTAAGATAGCAAGGTTTTTCAACGTTAAAATTGAGGATATATTCATATATGAAAATGGTAAGGAGGTAAATAAATGA
- a CDS encoding DUF2178 domain-containing protein, producing the protein MSKLVHLPPLVGVMAMGWMMGWASGEGKVKVAVAVFVLGAFFINTYYSILERRGHVFEDERTKRISEIAAVRTIQIVGVSLATAMITLTGKLSDPKFVGAFAAIGVTLAGMLFLHFILRHYYARVM; encoded by the coding sequence ATGAGCAAGCTTGTCCATCTTCCACCGCTGGTTGGTGTCATGGCCATGGGATGGATGATGGGCTGGGCATCCGGGGAGGGAAAAGTTAAGGTGGCCGTGGCGGTTTTTGTATTGGGAGCGTTTTTTATTAACACCTACTACTCAATCCTTGAAAGGAGGGGTCATGTCTTCGAGGACGAGCGTACAAAAAGGATAAGCGAAATTGCCGCCGTAAGAACCATTCAGATTGTGGGAGTGTCGCTGGCAACCGCCATGATAACTCTCACAGGAAAGCTGAGTGATCCGAAGTTTGTTGGGGCCTTTGCCGCCATAGGGGTTACACTTGCCGGAATGCTTTTCCTGCATTTTATTCTGAGGCACTATTACGCGAGGGTGATGTGA
- a CDS encoding PRC-barrel domain-containing protein, with the protein MVKIKASKLRDMELITDTGIRLGWLYDLSFDEDTGEILVIVAEPDEDLDTSEFVTDQEGLLLIPMKAVKSIGEFIVIDHSKLAIKSKLRKISTIKERLQRP; encoded by the coding sequence ATGGTGAAAATTAAGGCATCAAAGCTTAGGGATATGGAACTTATAACCGACACGGGAATAAGACTCGGATGGCTTTACGATCTGAGTTTTGACGAGGACACCGGGGAAATTTTGGTGATTGTCGCTGAGCCGGATGAAGATTTAGATACGAGTGAGTTTGTTACAGACCAAGAAGGGCTTCTCCTCATACCGATGAAGGCCGTTAAGAGCATCGGAGAATTCATTGTCATTGATCACAGTAAACTCGCTATAAAGTCCAAGCTAAGAAAGATTTCAACGATAAAGGAGAGACTTCAAAGACCTTGA
- a CDS encoding CDC48 family AAA ATPase, protein MIFGKEETKEEIKLRVAEALKRDVGRGIVRFDRNYQKQLGVGPGDIVELEGERKTAAIVENAHPDDRGLDIIRMDGYIRRNAGVSIGDYVTVRKAEVQEAMKVVLAPAQKGVYLQIPGELVKRNLLGRPVVKGDLIVASGRETEFYTGSPFDELFRGFFESLPLGFGELKFIVVNTTPKGIVQITYNTEIEVLPQAVEVKEEKVPEVTYEDIGGLKEAIQKIREMVELPLKHPELFERLGIEPPKGVLLYGPPGTGKTLLAKAVANEANAHFIAINGPEIMSKYYGESEERLREIFKEAEENAPSIIFIDEIDAIAPKREEVTGEVEKRVVAQLLTLMDGLKSRGKVIVIGATNRPDAVDPALRRPGRFDREIEVGVPDKQGRKEILQIHTRGMPLEPDYDKKSVLRVLSELKRKFSLEGAKLDEIIKKVEGAKDENEIKEILKEDGEIYKEVRHRLIDLLLEELAEKTHGFVGADLAALAREAAMVVLRRLITEGKINPEEERIPPEVLQELKVTRNDFYEALKMIEPSALREVLIEVPNVRWEDIGGLEEVKQELREAVEWPLKYPKAFQRLGITPPKGILLYGPPGTGKTLLAKAVANESEANFIGIRGPEVISKWVGESEKRVREIFRKARQAAPTVVFIDEIDAIAPVRGSDINRVTDRLINQLLTEMDGIEENSGVVVIAATNRPDILDPALLRPGRFDRLILVPAPDEKARLEILKVHTRRVPLASDVSLEELAKKTEGYSGADLAALVREAALIALRRAVSSTPREFVEEQAEEFLEKLRVSRRDFEEAMKKVKPSITRYMLDYYKQFEESRKAGAKEERREVDYFTL, encoded by the coding sequence ATGATTTTCGGGAAGGAGGAAACCAAAGAAGAAATAAAATTGAGGGTTGCTGAAGCGTTAAAGCGAGACGTCGGTAGGGGGATAGTCAGGTTTGATAGAAATTATCAAAAGCAGCTTGGCGTTGGACCTGGAGATATAGTGGAGCTGGAAGGAGAGAGGAAAACCGCAGCAATAGTTGAAAACGCTCATCCTGACGATAGAGGCCTTGACATAATAAGAATGGACGGCTATATTAGGAGAAATGCGGGAGTTAGCATAGGGGATTACGTCACGGTAAGAAAAGCAGAAGTTCAAGAAGCAATGAAGGTCGTTCTGGCACCGGCACAAAAGGGGGTCTATCTCCAGATTCCAGGTGAGCTCGTTAAAAGAAACCTCCTCGGAAGGCCGGTGGTCAAAGGAGACCTAATCGTGGCAAGTGGAAGGGAGACGGAATTCTATACGGGCTCTCCATTTGATGAGCTGTTTAGGGGCTTCTTTGAGAGCCTTCCTTTGGGATTTGGCGAGCTTAAGTTCATCGTTGTGAACACCACCCCAAAGGGAATCGTGCAGATAACGTATAACACCGAGATAGAGGTTCTTCCGCAGGCTGTGGAGGTTAAGGAGGAAAAAGTGCCTGAGGTTACCTATGAGGACATTGGAGGCCTTAAAGAGGCTATCCAAAAGATTAGGGAAATGGTAGAGCTTCCTCTTAAGCACCCGGAGCTGTTTGAGAGACTTGGCATTGAGCCGCCTAAGGGTGTTTTGCTTTATGGTCCTCCGGGAACTGGTAAGACTTTGTTGGCTAAGGCTGTGGCCAACGAGGCTAATGCTCATTTTATAGCGATTAATGGGCCGGAGATCATGAGCAAATACTACGGAGAAAGCGAAGAGAGGCTAAGGGAAATCTTTAAGGAGGCAGAGGAGAATGCTCCGAGTATAATTTTTATTGATGAGATTGATGCAATAGCGCCGAAGAGGGAGGAGGTTACGGGTGAGGTTGAGAAGAGGGTTGTTGCTCAGTTGCTTACCCTAATGGATGGTTTGAAGAGTAGGGGGAAGGTTATAGTTATTGGTGCTACTAATAGGCCTGATGCAGTAGATCCGGCTCTTAGAAGGCCGGGCAGGTTTGATAGGGAGATTGAGGTTGGCGTTCCAGACAAACAGGGAAGAAAGGAAATCCTCCAAATCCACACAAGAGGAATGCCTCTTGAGCCAGATTACGATAAGAAGAGTGTCTTGAGGGTGTTAAGTGAGCTGAAAAGGAAATTCTCCTTAGAGGGGGCAAAGCTTGATGAAATTATCAAGAAAGTTGAGGGTGCAAAGGACGAAAACGAGATCAAGGAGATTCTAAAAGAGGATGGAGAGATATACAAAGAGGTTAGGCATCGTTTGATTGACCTTCTCCTTGAGGAGCTTGCGGAGAAGACTCATGGATTCGTTGGTGCCGACTTGGCGGCATTGGCAAGAGAAGCCGCAATGGTTGTCCTGAGGAGGTTAATAACAGAGGGGAAGATAAACCCCGAGGAAGAAAGGATCCCACCCGAAGTGCTTCAGGAGCTTAAGGTCACAAGGAATGATTTCTATGAGGCATTGAAGATGATTGAACCTTCAGCTCTAAGGGAAGTTCTTATAGAGGTTCCCAACGTTAGGTGGGAGGACATTGGTGGTCTTGAGGAGGTTAAGCAAGAATTGAGAGAAGCCGTGGAGTGGCCGCTCAAATATCCCAAGGCTTTCCAGAGGCTGGGCATTACTCCACCGAAGGGGATTCTCCTCTACGGTCCTCCGGGTACTGGTAAGACTTTGTTGGCCAAAGCCGTTGCTAACGAAAGCGAGGCCAACTTTATAGGTATTAGGGGTCCGGAAGTGATTAGCAAGTGGGTCGGAGAGAGTGAAAAGAGGGTTAGGGAAATTTTCAGGAAGGCAAGACAGGCTGCTCCTACGGTGGTTTTCATAGATGAGATTGATGCAATAGCTCCGGTGAGGGGAAGTGACATCAACAGGGTTACGGATAGGCTTATTAATCAGCTTTTGACTGAGATGGACGGGATTGAGGAGAACAGCGGTGTCGTGGTTATTGCTGCCACAAACAGGCCTGACATTCTTGACCCGGCTTTGCTTAGGCCTGGCAGGTTCGATAGGCTTATCTTAGTTCCAGCCCCGGATGAAAAGGCAAGGCTTGAGATTCTCAAGGTTCATACGAGAAGGGTTCCATTGGCGAGTGATGTCAGCTTGGAAGAACTCGCAAAGAAAACCGAAGGCTACAGCGGTGCTGATTTAGCTGCGTTGGTTAGAGAAGCAGCCTTGATTGCCCTCAGAAGGGCCGTTTCCAGCACTCCAAGAGAGTTCGTAGAAGAGCAGGCTGAGGAATTCCTTGAAAAACTTAGAGTCTCAAGAAGGGACTTTGAAGAGGCAATGAAAAAAGTCAAGCCGAGCATAACAAGGTACATGCTCGATTATTACAAGCAATTCGAGGAAAGCAGAAAAGCCGGTGCAAAGGAGGAGCGGAGGGAGGTTGATTACTTCACCCTCTGA
- the glp gene encoding gephyrin-like molybdotransferase Glp produces MAFLKVVPLEEALKIINSLPLKPKIEEVALEEALGRILAEDINSPMDVPPFDRATVDGYAVRSQDTWNANESNPVVLKVVGEIHAGEEPDIELGEGEAAYISTGAVLPKGADAVIEFEIAERKGDEVIITKPTYPQAGVMKAGADIPKGTLLLKKGTKLGFKETALLSAVGISKVKVFAKPKVAVISTGNEVILPGEELKPGKIYDINGRAVSDAVRELGGEAYFLGIAGDNEESLKKKILEGLKCDIIILSGGASGGTRDLTASIIEELGEIKVHGIAIQPGKPTIIGVIDGKPIFGLPGYPTSCLTNFTLLVAPLIRKLLGGEFETQRIKKKLAHKVFSVKGRRQFLPVKIEGEIAKPILKGSGAVTSFIEADGFVDIPENVEILEEGEEVEVILFRF; encoded by the coding sequence ATGGCATTTTTGAAGGTTGTTCCCCTTGAGGAAGCACTAAAAATCATTAACTCCCTACCGCTCAAGCCGAAAATTGAAGAAGTTGCCCTGGAAGAGGCTCTTGGAAGGATTCTCGCGGAAGATATAAACTCCCCCATGGATGTTCCACCCTTCGATAGGGCAACGGTAGATGGATACGCGGTTAGGAGTCAAGACACCTGGAACGCAAACGAGAGCAATCCGGTAGTTCTTAAGGTAGTTGGAGAAATCCATGCCGGAGAAGAGCCCGATATTGAGCTCGGAGAAGGGGAAGCTGCATACATCTCAACCGGAGCGGTGTTGCCAAAAGGAGCCGATGCCGTAATAGAGTTCGAGATAGCGGAAAGAAAAGGAGACGAGGTAATAATCACCAAGCCCACTTATCCCCAAGCGGGTGTAATGAAAGCGGGGGCAGATATTCCAAAGGGAACTCTTCTTTTAAAGAAGGGGACAAAACTTGGCTTCAAGGAAACTGCCCTTCTCTCTGCCGTAGGGATAAGCAAGGTGAAGGTCTTTGCAAAACCCAAAGTTGCAGTGATCAGCACGGGAAACGAGGTTATTTTACCTGGAGAGGAGCTTAAGCCTGGAAAGATTTATGACATTAACGGAAGGGCCGTAAGCGATGCCGTTAGAGAACTTGGAGGCGAAGCATATTTCCTCGGAATAGCAGGGGACAATGAGGAGAGCTTGAAAAAGAAAATACTTGAGGGGCTTAAGTGTGATATAATAATCCTTTCCGGCGGAGCAAGTGGAGGGACGAGGGACCTAACGGCGTCAATAATAGAAGAGCTTGGGGAAATAAAAGTGCACGGAATAGCCATACAGCCCGGCAAACCAACAATAATCGGGGTTATAGATGGAAAACCTATTTTTGGACTTCCCGGGTATCCAACTTCTTGTCTAACGAACTTCACCCTTCTCGTTGCCCCCCTTATTAGGAAGCTCCTGGGCGGAGAGTTTGAAACCCAAAGAATCAAAAAGAAGTTGGCCCATAAGGTGTTTTCCGTCAAAGGTAGGAGACAGTTTCTACCGGTTAAGATAGAAGGAGAAATCGCAAAACCAATCCTAAAAGGCAGCGGGGCGGTTACAAGTTTTATAGAGGCAGATGGGTTTGTTGACATTCCGGAAAACGTTGAAATACTTGAGGAAGGGGAAGAGGTAGAGGTTATTCTATTCCGCTTTTAA
- the serS gene encoding serine--tRNA ligase yields the protein MLDIKLIRENPDLVKGDLIKRGELEKLKWIDEILELDEKWRENLKKINLLRRERNRLAVEIGKRKKAGEPVEELLAKSDEIVRQIEEIERENREIKEKIDYYLWRLPNITHESVPIGKDDTENVPIKFWGKARVWKGHLESFLEQSQGKMEYEVIEWKPQLHADLLPKLGGADFERAAKVSGSRFFYLLNEIVILDLALIRFALDKLIEKGFIPVIPPYMVRRYVEEGVTSFDDFENVIYKVEGEDLYLIPTSEHPLAGLHANEILDGNDLPLLYAGVSPCFRKEAGTAGKDTKGIFRVHQFHKVEQFVYSRPEESWEWHEKLLQNAEEIFQALEIPYRVVNICTGDLGYVAAKKYDIEAWMSAQGKFREVVSCSNCTEWQARRLNIRFRDKPNEKPRFVHTLNSTAIATSRAIVAIIENFQEEDGTVKIPKVLWPYTGFKEIVPVEKKEKCCKG from the coding sequence ATGCTCGATATAAAGCTCATCCGTGAAAACCCGGATCTGGTAAAGGGCGACCTGATAAAGCGTGGAGAGTTAGAAAAGCTCAAATGGATAGACGAGATTCTTGAACTCGATGAAAAGTGGAGAGAAAACTTAAAGAAAATTAATCTCCTCAGAAGAGAAAGAAACAGGCTTGCCGTGGAGATAGGAAAAAGAAAAAAGGCAGGAGAGCCTGTAGAAGAGCTTTTAGCAAAGAGCGATGAAATAGTGAGACAAATTGAGGAAATCGAAAGAGAAAACAGGGAAATCAAAGAAAAAATCGACTATTATCTCTGGCGCCTTCCCAATATAACCCATGAAAGCGTCCCCATAGGGAAGGACGACACGGAGAATGTTCCAATAAAATTCTGGGGCAAGGCAAGGGTATGGAAAGGTCACTTAGAGAGCTTTTTAGAGCAGAGCCAAGGAAAGATGGAGTATGAAGTGATTGAATGGAAGCCGCAGCTTCATGCCGATCTTTTACCTAAACTTGGAGGGGCGGACTTTGAAAGGGCCGCAAAGGTAAGCGGTTCAAGGTTCTTCTACCTCTTAAACGAAATCGTCATCCTCGACCTTGCATTGATAAGGTTTGCCCTCGACAAGCTCATTGAAAAAGGATTCATCCCTGTAATACCGCCGTACATGGTCAGAAGATACGTGGAAGAAGGAGTTACCAGCTTTGATGACTTTGAGAACGTGATCTACAAAGTAGAGGGAGAAGACCTCTACCTGATACCAACCTCAGAGCACCCGCTTGCAGGTCTTCACGCAAACGAGATCCTTGATGGGAACGATTTACCCCTCCTCTACGCCGGGGTAAGCCCCTGCTTTAGAAAAGAAGCAGGAACTGCTGGAAAAGACACCAAGGGTATCTTTAGGGTACACCAGTTCCATAAAGTTGAGCAGTTCGTATATTCAAGACCAGAAGAAAGCTGGGAATGGCACGAAAAGCTCCTCCAGAATGCGGAAGAAATCTTTCAAGCCTTGGAGATTCCCTATCGTGTAGTTAACATATGCACCGGTGATTTGGGCTACGTCGCGGCTAAAAAATATGACATTGAAGCGTGGATGAGCGCACAAGGGAAGTTCAGAGAGGTTGTAAGCTGTTCGAACTGTACAGAATGGCAGGCGAGGAGATTAAACATAAGGTTCAGGGATAAGCCGAATGAAAAGCCACGTTTCGTTCACACACTCAACTCAACGGCAATAGCCACATCAAGGGCAATTGTGGCGATAATAGAAAACTTCCAAGAGGAGGATGGGACAGTAAAGATACCAAAAGTTCTTTGGCCATACACAGGATTTAAGGAAATAGTGCCGGTGGAAAAGAAGGAAAAGTGCTGCAAAGGTTAA
- a CDS encoding DUF257 family protein, with product MLLEYNSIGFPSFGFYSLVSWAKKKGYMVVVADVLDTLKLLILWLGRKALCTVLKLRGGT from the coding sequence GTGCTCCTTGAGTACAACAGCATAGGTTTCCCTTCGTTTGGGTTCTATAGTTTGGTTAGCTGGGCCAAGAAAAAGGGATATATGGTAGTGGTTGCGGATGTTTTAGACACGCTAAAGTTGTTAATATTGTGGTTGGGTAGGAAAGCTCTTTGCACCGTACTCAAGCTCCGTGGGGGGACCTGA
- a CDS encoding ribonuclease P protein component 4 codes for MSKNFVKRREQREKKRIALERIDILFSLAERVFPYDKELANRYVEIALAVQQKAKVRMPRKWKRRYCKRCHSFLVPGVNARVRLRQKRMPHVVIKCLECGHIMRYPYLREKRERRKKPGF; via the coding sequence ATGTCAAAAAATTTTGTAAAGCGCAGGGAACAGAGGGAAAAGAAAAGAATAGCCCTTGAAAGAATAGATATTCTCTTTAGCTTAGCCGAGAGAGTCTTTCCCTATGACAAAGAACTGGCAAATCGCTACGTTGAGATAGCCTTGGCAGTGCAACAAAAGGCAAAGGTTAGAATGCCGAGGAAGTGGAAGAGGAGGTACTGCAAGAGGTGTCATTCCTTTCTTGTTCCCGGCGTTAATGCTCGGGTTAGGCTTAGGCAGAAGAGGATGCCTCATGTTGTTATAAAATGCCTGGAATGTGGGCATATAATGAGGTACCCGTATCTGAGAGAGAAGAGAGAACGGAGGAAAAAGCCGGGTTTTTAA